The Candidatus Nomurabacteria bacterium genome segment TCACGTAATTTTCTAATCTATCTTCGCCCTGGGTAATTACAGCTCGTGCTGCCTGCAAGATATTGTGGCTACTTCTGTAGTTTTCAGTGAGTGTTATTTGCATTGCGCTGGGATATGTTTCTGTAAAATTAAGGATATTAGATAGTTCTGCACCTTGAAATGCAAATACGGCTTGATCATCGTCCCCTACTACCATAACGTTTGGCAAGCCTTCGTGTACCGGTGCATCTGCAAGGGCGCGCAGCAAACGCATTTGCACAACATTCGTGTCTTGGAACTCATCAACTAGCAAATACTGATATTGTTCTTGCAGTTCATAGGCTAAATCTCCACGGGTTTCGATGCTATTGACTGCTTGCATAATCATGTCATCAAAATCAAATAAGCGGCGTTTATGTAGTTCGTGTTGGTAGTTGCTATAGACTTCAGCAAATGCTGCTAATTTTTCTAATACTACACGCTGTTTGCATATGGGTTTTTTAGATACGTCTTTTGCAAACCAATCTTTTTTCCAAACAGTCAGTGGTTTGGTTGAATCTTCTTCAATGGCGGTTCCATAGGCCGCCGCAAGTGATTCGTTAAATACGACGTGAAGCGGCTTTATACCCGTGATAATCTTTGATGAATTGTTGTATGCAAGCCCTACTTCTAGCAGCTCTGCAACCTGAGGAAACTGTTTTTTTGTAAAAACATTTGTTCCAAAAGTATCAATAATAGCTGGTTCTATGTAACGAACAAACGCATCGCCATCGCTAATAACGCCTGCAAGTTCATCTGGTGTTAATGCTTTTTTGCATTCTTGTATGCGTCTTTTTATAGAGCCTATTAATGCATAGTCTCCTTCGTGTTTTGCGGTGAGTGGGTGCCGTGCGGGTAACGCATCTAAAACGCTGGTAATAACTTCGTGTATGCTCAGATCGTCGGCGGGAGTAAACTGAACATTGTTAAAAAAGTAATCTGGATGAGTATTAATTATTTCTGAGCCAAAGCTGTGGAATGTGTGTACAGCAACATGGGCACCAGCTTCACCCATCAGTTCTATAAGCCGTTTTTGCATGGCTATTTGGCCAGCTTCTGTAAACGTTAGGCATAATATGTTGGCCGGTGACAAGCTAGGGTTATTTTGTAGAATATGGAGCACCCGACTTGCAAGCAGCTGAGTTTTACCTGTGCCGGGTCCAGCTATAACCATAACGGGGCCTTCAGTTGTGTCTACGGCTTGTTGTTGGGCGGCATTTAATGTAGGAGTTTTTGGGTTACTCATATAGCTATATTTTATACAGTTTTACAATTTATGACAGATAAGTTAGCATAATGCCCTATAATCATAAGCATGGACATAACACTAAACAGTATTATCAAAGAGTTAATTTACCTAGCGGTAGCTTTCATTATTGCCCTGATTGTTCGGCGTGTCATACATATTTTTATAGAACAATATTTTGCACGCTTGTATAAATCTGCCCAACACAGGGGTAGAAGTATAAATAAGAAACGGCTTAATACCCTTGCCCGAGCCTTTAAGAGTTTAGCGGCGGTAAGCGTTTGGATAATATTTATATTTGTACTGCTAGGACACTTTAATGTTAATACTGCCGCATTACTCACTGGTGCTGGTGCTGTTGGTATCTTTTTTAGCATAGCCGGCAAAGATATAATTATGGATTTGTACGTTGGTTTTATGGCACTTGTAGAAGATCAATACCGTGTCGGGGATGTTATTACCATAGATCAAGATCACAGCGGTACGGTTCAGGAAATAACCTTGCGCACCATTAAACTACGTGATATTGATGGCAATATTCATATTGTGCCCCATAGTTTGGCGCGCTCTATTATTAATAAAACCTATGATTATTCTGTTGTGAATGTCGAACTGGGTGTTGCTTATGATGCTGATATGGATGCCATTAAAGATATTGTTAATAAGACAGGTGAACAAATAGCCAGCGAAGAAGATTGGAAGCAAATATTCATAGAGCCAGTGCAGTATCAAACGATGCTTCGTTTTGATGAATCACAACAGACATTTCGGGCACAAGGTAAAGTTAAACCTGGTAAACAGTGGGCTGCAGCCAGCGAATTTAGAATGAGAATTAAAGATGCGTTTGATGACAATGGCATAGAAATACCCTTCCCACAACGAGTTGTACGCACCGTAACAGAATCGGCACCCAAAAAGATAGTAAAAAGCAAATCTAAAAAGTAATAATGAACGAGCTAGTTGGCCAGTTTGAATTTCCGCTTGCTTATAATTTATTGGCAACATTTTTGTTCGCTTTAACTGGCGTTATACTGGCAACAAAGCGGCAGTACGATATTATTGGTGTGATTATTCTTGCGACTGTCGCCGGGGCTGGTGGTGGCTTAATACGCGATGGTATTTTTTTGCAGCAAGGTCCCCCACTGTTTTTGCAAGATAACCGTTTTTTGGTTGCCATTTTACTGGCAGTAGTTGTTGGTACGGTGTTTTATCATTTGGTGAAAAAGTGGGATGGAGTGTTTTTTGTAGCAGACGCACTTGGGCTTGGTATCTATGGTGTTATAGGAGCGCAGATGAGCATTAATGCTGGGCTTGGGTTTATATCGGCGGTACTTGTAGGGCTAATATCTGCAACAGGCGGTGGTTTACTGCGTGATATTCTTACCAAAAAAGAACCCGTTATCTTCTTCCCGGGTCAGTACTATGCAGCGGCTGCTTTGGCAGGTGTCACACTATTTTTGTTCTTAGCCACAGTATTAAAAATCAATGCCCAAATTGCTGCATGGGTGGCTATAGGGCTTGTGTTCTTTTTTAGATTAGCAGCCATGAAGTTTGATTTAAGCACCAAGCCACTCGCAGCCTTTGCAGATGTCAATAGAACTAAGTTTCTTACATTCTATGACTTTGTAAAACCAAAGCGTAAATCAAAATAATCAGTAAAATAGTACAGCTACACGGCCTATGTTACGTCGCATTAAATTTGTGTAGTACGTGTCGTTTGCTAGTGATTGTGAGCGGTGCCAACTGCTTCTTGTACGTTGTTGTAGCCATTGTTTTTTAAAGTACAGGCAAGTTCTTTGTTAATATCACCTACGCATTGTGGTCCTTGGTAAATAAGCCCGGTGATAAGCTGAACCAAACTCGCTCCAAGCGTAATTTTTTTGTAGGCATCTTTGCCGCTAAATACTCCACCAAGACCAATAATTGTTTTTTGGCCGTTGG includes the following:
- a CDS encoding mechanosensitive ion channel family protein, which encodes MDITLNSIIKELIYLAVAFIIALIVRRVIHIFIEQYFARLYKSAQHRGRSINKKRLNTLARAFKSLAAVSVWIIFIFVLLGHFNVNTAALLTGAGAVGIFFSIAGKDIIMDLYVGFMALVEDQYRVGDVITIDQDHSGTVQEITLRTIKLRDIDGNIHIVPHSLARSIINKTYDYSVVNVELGVAYDADMDAIKDIVNKTGEQIASEEDWKQIFIEPVQYQTMLRFDESQQTFRAQGKVKPGKQWAAASEFRMRIKDAFDDNGIEIPFPQRVVRTVTESAPKKIVKSKSKK
- a CDS encoding TRIC cation channel family protein gives rise to the protein MNELVGQFEFPLAYNLLATFLFALTGVILATKRQYDIIGVIILATVAGAGGGLIRDGIFLQQGPPLFLQDNRFLVAILLAVVVGTVFYHLVKKWDGVFFVADALGLGIYGVIGAQMSINAGLGFISAVLVGLISATGGGLLRDILTKKEPVIFFPGQYYAAAALAGVTLFLFLATVLKINAQIAAWVAIGLVFFFRLAAMKFDLSTKPLAAFADVNRTKFLTFYDFVKPKRKSK